GTGGCGTGGGTGGCCGCGGAGGCGTCCAGCACCGTGCGGAGCCTCTTGCGCTGGCCGAGCGGCGAGATGCCGCCCCGGACGTAGCCCGTCGTGCGCTCCGCCGCCGCGGGGTCGGCCATCGCGGCCCGCTTGCCGCCCACCGCCGTCGCGAGGGCCTTCAGGTCGAGCGAGCCCGCCACCGGGACCACCGCGACCACCAGCGCGCCGTCCACGTCCGCCACCAGGGTCTTGAAGACCCGCTCGGGGGAGACGCCCATGGCCTCGGCGGCCTCCTCGCCGTAGGACGGGTGGGAGGGGTCGTGCTCGTACGCGTGGACCGTGTACGGCACCCCCGCCTCGGTCAGTGCCACCGTCGCCGGGGTTCCTCCGGGCTGCTGCTTCTTCGCCTTCTTCGCCATCGGCCTTCCCGCGCGCGTCAGTTCAGGCTCGTCGGGCCGCGCGTCAGTTCCGACGCGGGCAACGACGGCAGATTACGGATGATGGCCGTCTCCGTGCGCAGCAGTTTCAGCTCCTCGCGCAGCCGGGACGCCGTGTCGGGGGCCTGGAGCAGGCTCTGCCGGGCCGGGACGTCCAGCATCACGGCGGCGGCGACGAGGTAGGAGACCACGGCCGGCTCGTCCGGCAGGTCCGCCCCGGTCGACAGCGAACGCTCCCGCGCTCCGGCCAGCCGCTTCTGGTACTGGCGGAAGGCACGCAGTACGCCCTCGGCGAGCGCGCCCGCCTCCTCGCCCGGTTCCTCCGGCAGTTCCTCCAGCTCGGCCGTCAGATACGGCCCGGAGGCGTCCACCGAAAGGAGCCGGACGCGGGTCGTGCCGGTCGCCAGCACCTCGAAGCTGCCGTCGGCGCGCTCCCGGACGGTCGCCGCGTCCGCGATGCAGCCGACCGTGTGGAAGGCCTTCACCGGGTCGTCGCCGAAGCCGGCGGCGGGCCCGCGCTCGGGCACGGCGGTCTGGTCCGGCATGCCGGGAGCGGTGGGCGAGACCTCGTGGCCGTCGCGGATGGCGACGACCGCGAAGCGGCGCGGTTCGTCCTCGGCGATCTTGAGCAGATCGCGCATCATCGCGCGATAGCGCTCCTCGAACACGTTCAGAGGAAGCACGAGCCCGGGGAACAACACCGAGTTCAGGGGGAAGAGCGGGAGCCGGACGGTGGTCACGACGCGAAAGCCTAATGGTCGCCGGAGCGATCACGTCCGTCGTGCCCACCGACTGGATGCCGATCAGGGCGCGGAGCCCGCAGCGGAAGCCCCGCCGCGACCTCCAGACGGACGCCGTCGCGCATCTCCAGGAACTGGCCGAGCGGGTCGTCGGAGACCCGGTCCCAGGGGAACGAGGTCGCGTACGGGCCGATGAGGCGCAGCTGTTCCAGGGCGTCCCGCCAGCGGTCGAGGCGGATGAGGACGTAGGTCAGCAGGTTGCGCACCTCGGCGGGCCACGGGTCGGCGGCGGCGTAGGTCGCGGAGAGCTCGATCGCGAGGTCGGCGGCCGCGTCCAGCCGCTTCCGCGGGACGCCGGGACCGCCGCCCTCGGTGAGGTACGCGAAGGCGGCGCGGACGGGCAGCGCCTGGACGAGGGAGCCGGGCAGCGCGTCCGTCGCGGCGGGCTCGGCGAAGTCGAAGCACTCCTGATGCGAGCCGTACCAGGCGGCCGACAGGTACTGGAGGGCTGCGACGTGACAGCCGTAGTGGTGCGGTGAGCGCCGGACGGCCTCGCCCCACAGCCGCTCGAACCCGGTGTGCCCGAGGTTCGTGCCGCGCGCGTGGTCGAGCGCGATCCGCCACGGCACGGGGTCGCGCGGATCGCCCTCGGCCGCGGAGGTGATCAGCGGGCTCGCCTCACGCAGCAGCTCGGCCCGCGCGGGCGACTCCCAGCCGCGTCGCACCGCCAGCTCCGCCCTGACGAGCAGCGCGTCCGGATCGTGCGGGTCGGCGGCCCGCCACTCCCGCAGCCACTGGTCGCGGGAGCGTGCGAAGGCCGCCAGGCGCAGGGCGTACCGGTCGCGGCTCTCCCACTCGGCGGATTCACGGGTGGCGGCGAGCAGCTTCGCGGCGGGGGCGTACTCGCCGCGGCCCGCCGCGACGAGCGCGGGGCCGAGACGTTCGTCGGGCGCGTCGAGCAGCACCTCGTCGTCGGCGGGCAGCCCGACGGCGAGGCGGGAGGTGTTCCGTGCCATCCGGGCCGTACGGATGAGTGCGCGCAGCAGTGCCATGGTGTCGACCATTGAAAACCGCAGGTCGGGGCTGCACCAGAGGGACGCGGTGACGCTTTCGTAACCGTCGATCGGTTGCTTCCGGACCGGTCAAGGACGGGCAAAGAGTGGCTCGTTCCGGTGCTCGGCCTCCGTGCGGGGGCCTGACCTGCTCCGGGACCGTCCCAGGGGTGCCCACGCCGAGTGGCGCGGACGAGGCGGCCCGTGGCGGCACGAAGGGCCCCGGGCGGTACGGGCCGCCGTCTCAGCCGCGTCGCAGCAGCCGGGTCGCTCCGGCCGCCACCGTCGTCGCCAGGATCCAGCCGAGGAGGATCACCGCGGCGGACAGCCACTGCCAGCCGCCGCGCAGCTGCCAGGCCCCGACCTGGCCCAGGTCGATCACCGGCAGCAGCAGGTCCAGGGCGAAGAGCGAGGCGTTCCACTGGGGATGCGAGCCCGCGTCGACCGGCGGATGGTCGGCGTGCGCGAAGGCGACCGACGCCGCCGCCCACAGCACCGCCATCCACAGGGCGGCCCGGCCCGGCCGGTACCCGTAGGCGACCGTCCAGTCCTGCGCGTACCCCCAGAGTTTCGCGGCGAGGGGCAGGGTCTCGCGGCGGCGGCGCTGCTTGGCGAGGAGCACCTCGCGGGCGTCCTCGTCCTCGCCTGAGCCGCGCAGCACGGCGGCCAGCCGCTCGTACGGCTCCGGGTTGTACTCGGCGGTCGCCGCCGCCACCCACTCCAGGCGCCGGGTCAGCGGGAAGGCGCCCTGCGGCACCAGGCTCTCGTAGGCGAAGCCGCCCATGTGCAGCGCGCCGGGGGCGGGCCAGCTGGACGCCCGGTCGACCAGGGTGACGATCCGCGCGCCGGACAGCACGACCTTGCCGCGCTCCGGCGCCTCGCCGAGGAAACGCAGCTCGGGCGTCTGCACCCGGCGCAACGACAGCTCCTGGTCCTCGCCGAGGACGAAACGGGCCCGTTCCAGGTCGAGCGCGTCACCGAACCGTCCGTCGTCCAGGCGGACGCCGCCCTGGCACTCGAACCGCTGCACCAGCGTGCCGCGCGCCGGGGTGGTGCCGCTGGTCAGCACCGGATTGCCCAGGCCGGCGGGGGTCAGGTACACCGTGCGGTTGACGGTCAGCTGGGGGGCGTTGAGGGCGAGCCGGGAGTACGGGTTGCTGAGCCGGCTGCCGCGCAGGCTCAGCGAGACGCCGACGCTGGCGCCGCGCAGACTCAGCTCGCCGTGCGACTCCAGCATCTCCGCCTGGAGGTCCTGCCCGACGGTCATCCCGTCGCCCGTGATCGAACGCCCGCGCCGGTCCCGGTAGACCACGGCCTGGTTCAGCAGCAGGTCCGTACCGATGTGCGCGTCGGTCAGCCGGACACCGTTGTGGAAGCGGCAGCGGGGCAGATGCAGATCACCCTCGGTGTGCAGCCGGGCCGCCTCCAGACGCGGCACCGCGCAGTCCACCAGCCGTACGGTCGTGAAGCGGGACTCCGGCAGCAGGACCTCCTTCTCGAAGCGGCACCCCTTCAGCTCCACGTACGGCACCACCGTGCCGCCCGCGAGGTCGAGCACTCCGGTGATCAGCACGCCGGCCAGCTTCAGGGAGGCGACCCGGCCCTGCAGGGGCGGCGGCCCGTCGAGCAGGAGCCAGGCGACGATCCGGGCCCGCACACTCCGCTCGGGACCCCAGGGATGGCCGCCGTGCGGATCGTCGGCGGTGCCGTCCCCGCACCGCAGGTCGTACACGCTGCCGTTGCGGAACGCCTGCCACATCCCGGCCTCGGCGGCGGTCAGTTCGTCCGGCAGGTCCCCGGTGCGGACGCCGGCACCCTCGGTCACGGCACGTCCCTTCCTCCCCGGCTGTTCGCGGGTTTCGTACATGCGTGCAATGCCCGCTCAGTGACCGCCCGAACGCTATCGGTGAAGGGGATCTTCCGGTGAACCGAAGGTGGCTTGTATCAGCCATTGATACAGGCGTCCGGCGCCTCCGTGCCGTCTGAGAGAATTGTCCCCGTGATCTCTCGAATCGATCTGCGCGGTGACGCCCTCCCCGAGGGCACCGCCCTGCGCGACCTGCTGCCCCGAGCCGACTTCGACGTCTCGGCCGCCCTGGAGAAGGTGCGTCCGATCTGTGAGGCCGTGCATCATCGGGGCGACGCGGCGCTGATCGACTTCGCGGAGAAGTTCGACGGGGTCCGGCTGGACTCCGTACGGGTCCCGGCCGAGGCGCTCACGGACGCGCTGGAGCAGCTCGACCCCGCCGTGCGCGCGGCCCTGGAGGAGTCCATCCGCCGCGCCCGCCTGGTCCACCGCGCACAGCGCCGGACGACGCACACCACCCAGGTCGTGCCCGGTGGCTCGGTCACCGAGAAGTGGGTGCCGGTCGACCGCGTCGGGCTGTACGCGCCCGGCGGCCGCTCGGTGTACCCCTCCTCCGTGATCATGAACGTGGTCCCGGCGCAGGAGGCCGGCGTCGGGTCCATCGCGCTCGCCTCCCCGGCCCAGTCCGCTTTCGGCGGCCTGCCGCACCCCACGATCCTCGCGGCCTGCGCCCTCCTCGGCGTCGACGAGGTGTACGCGGCGGGCGGTGCCACGGCCGTCGCGATGTTCGCGTACGGCACCGAGTCCTGCCCGTCCGTCGACATGGTGACCGGCCCCGGCAACATCTGGGTCGCCGCCGCCAAGCGCTACTTCACCGGCCGCATCGGCATCGACGCGGAGGCCGGACCGACCGAGATCGCCGTCCTCGCGGACGACACCGCCGATCCCGTGCACGTCGCCTCCGACCTGATCAGCCAGGCCGAGCACGACCCGCTCGCCGCCGCCGTCCTGGTCACCGACTCCGTCTCCCTCGCGGACGCCGTGGAGAAGGAGCTGGAACCGCAGGTCGCGGCCACCAAGCACATCGAGGACCGCATCGTCCCGGCCCTGAACGGCCGGCAGTCCGCCATCGTCCTGGTCGACGGCGTCGACGAGGGCCTGCGCGTGGTGAACGCGTACGGCGCCGAGCACCTGGAGATCCAGACCGCGGACGCGGCGGCCGTCGCCGACCGGGTCAGGAACGCCGGAGCGATCTTCGTCGGTCCCTGGGCCCCCGTCTCGCTCGGCGACTACGCGGCCGGCTCCAACCACGTCCTGCCCACCGGCGGGTGCGCCTGCCACTCCTCGGGCCTGTCCGTCCAGTCCTTCCTGCGCGGCGTCCACATCGTCGACTACACGAAGGACGCCCTCGCCGACGTCGCCCACCACGTGGTGACGCTCGCGGAGGCGGAGGACCTGCCCGCGCACGGCGCGGCGGTCAAGGCGCGGTTCGGATGGAAGGTACCCGAGGGCAAGTGACCGGCATCGACGATCTCCCCGTCCGGGACGAGCTGCGCGGCAAGTCCCCCTACGGGGCGCCCCAACTGGACGTCCCCGTACGGCTGAACACCAACGAGAACCCCTACCCGCTGCCCGAGCCGCTCGTCGAGCGGATCGCCGAGCGGGTCCGGGACGCGGCCCGCGGGCTCAACCGCTACCCCGACCGGGACGCGGTGGAGCTGCGCACCGAGCTGGCCGCCTATCTGACGAAGACCGGCGGGCACCCGGTCGGCACCGAGAACGTGTGGGCGGCCAACGGCTCGAACGAGGTCATCCAGCAGCTGCTCCAGACCTTCGGCGGGCCCGGCCGCAGCGCGATCGGCTTCGAGCCCTCGTACTCGATGCACGCGCTCATCGCGCGCGGCACGGGCACGGCCTGGATCCCGGGCCCGCGCACCGCGGACTTCACCATCGACGTCGCCGCCGCCGAGCAGGCCGTCGCCGAGAACCGGCCCGACGTCGTCTTCATCACCACCCCCAACAACCCCACGGGCAACGCGGTCCCGCGCGAGACGGTCCTCGCGCTGTACGAGGCCACGCAGCGGGCCAAGCCGTCGATGGTCGTCGTCGACGAGGCGTACGTCGAGTTCAGCCACGGCGACTCGCTGCTGCCGCTGCTCGAAGGACGGCCGAATCTCGTCGTCTCCCGCACGATGTCGAAGGCCTTCGGCGCTGCGGGACTGCGCCTCGGCTACCTCGCCGCCCACCCGGCCGTGGTGGACGCCGTCCAGCTCGTCCGGCTGCCCTACCACCTGTCGGCCGTCACCCAGGCGACCGCGCTGGCCGCCCTGGAGCACACCGACGTCCTGCTCGGATACGTGGAGCAGCTGAAGGCCGAGCGGGACCGGCTCGTCACCGAACTGCGCGCCCTCGGCTTCGAGGTGACCGAGTCCGACGCCAACTT
The window above is part of the Streptomyces sp. NBC_01428 genome. Proteins encoded here:
- the ybaK gene encoding Cys-tRNA(Pro) deacylase; translation: MAKKAKKQQPGGTPATVALTEAGVPYTVHAYEHDPSHPSYGEEAAEAMGVSPERVFKTLVADVDGALVVAVVPVAGSLDLKALATAVGGKRAAMADPAAAERTTGYVRGGISPLGQRKRLRTVLDASAATHATICVSAGRRGLEVELSPADLAQLTEAVSAPVGRA
- a CDS encoding LON peptidase substrate-binding domain-containing protein, with protein sequence MTTVRLPLFPLNSVLFPGLVLPLNVFEERYRAMMRDLLKIAEDEPRRFAVVAIRDGHEVSPTAPGMPDQTAVPERGPAAGFGDDPVKAFHTVGCIADAATVRERADGSFEVLATGTTRVRLLSVDASGPYLTAELEELPEEPGEEAGALAEGVLRAFRQYQKRLAGARERSLSTGADLPDEPAVVSYLVAAAVMLDVPARQSLLQAPDTASRLREELKLLRTETAIIRNLPSLPASELTRGPTSLN
- a CDS encoding oxidoreductase; translated protein: MTEGAGVRTGDLPDELTAAEAGMWQAFRNGSVYDLRCGDGTADDPHGGHPWGPERSVRARIVAWLLLDGPPPLQGRVASLKLAGVLITGVLDLAGGTVVPYVELKGCRFEKEVLLPESRFTTVRLVDCAVPRLEAARLHTEGDLHLPRCRFHNGVRLTDAHIGTDLLLNQAVVYRDRRGRSITGDGMTVGQDLQAEMLESHGELSLRGASVGVSLSLRGSRLSNPYSRLALNAPQLTVNRTVYLTPAGLGNPVLTSGTTPARGTLVQRFECQGGVRLDDGRFGDALDLERARFVLGEDQELSLRRVQTPELRFLGEAPERGKVVLSGARIVTLVDRASSWPAPGALHMGGFAYESLVPQGAFPLTRRLEWVAAATAEYNPEPYERLAAVLRGSGEDEDAREVLLAKQRRRRETLPLAAKLWGYAQDWTVAYGYRPGRAALWMAVLWAAASVAFAHADHPPVDAGSHPQWNASLFALDLLLPVIDLGQVGAWQLRGGWQWLSAAVILLGWILATTVAAGATRLLRRG
- the hisD gene encoding histidinol dehydrogenase, which codes for MISRIDLRGDALPEGTALRDLLPRADFDVSAALEKVRPICEAVHHRGDAALIDFAEKFDGVRLDSVRVPAEALTDALEQLDPAVRAALEESIRRARLVHRAQRRTTHTTQVVPGGSVTEKWVPVDRVGLYAPGGRSVYPSSVIMNVVPAQEAGVGSIALASPAQSAFGGLPHPTILAACALLGVDEVYAAGGATAVAMFAYGTESCPSVDMVTGPGNIWVAAAKRYFTGRIGIDAEAGPTEIAVLADDTADPVHVASDLISQAEHDPLAAAVLVTDSVSLADAVEKELEPQVAATKHIEDRIVPALNGRQSAIVLVDGVDEGLRVVNAYGAEHLEIQTADAAAVADRVRNAGAIFVGPWAPVSLGDYAAGSNHVLPTGGCACHSSGLSVQSFLRGVHIVDYTKDALADVAHHVVTLAEAEDLPAHGAAVKARFGWKVPEGK
- a CDS encoding histidinol-phosphate transaminase, with amino-acid sequence MEGTRGQVTGIDDLPVRDELRGKSPYGAPQLDVPVRLNTNENPYPLPEPLVERIAERVRDAARGLNRYPDRDAVELRTELAAYLTKTGGHPVGTENVWAANGSNEVIQQLLQTFGGPGRSAIGFEPSYSMHALIARGTGTAWIPGPRTADFTIDVAAAEQAVAENRPDVVFITTPNNPTGNAVPRETVLALYEATQRAKPSMVVVDEAYVEFSHGDSLLPLLEGRPNLVVSRTMSKAFGAAGLRLGYLAAHPAVVDAVQLVRLPYHLSAVTQATALAALEHTDVLLGYVEQLKAERDRLVTELRALGFEVTESDANFVQFGRFADSHEAWRHILDRGVLVRDNGVPGWLRVSAGTPEENDAFLDAVRDLKKEQSA